CTAGATTGTTACTCTGTTAAATTTATGTGTTTTTTGTAGTATTTATCTCATCCACTATTTATTATTCAATGCACCCTACTTCATGTTTCCCCCAAGAAATGTGTAAGATGCTTTTTAATTGTTTCGAATAAAAAATAGTTGGTATAAAATATGGGGGGTCACTTAAAGACATTTCATGGATAAATGcgtgtcatattttttttttttttctttcctttttagaattttcattaaatctaatttttttcttgtgaaAGATGTTAGTACAATGTCTTTTAGTACATTAACCTAGAGAGATTGTATGTTTCAAGAATTAGTATATTAGcttattttggaaaaaagagCATTTAAATTTAGTATCTATGAAGAATTAATGAATTTAGGTGTTCCTTGAATTTCATGTAAAACTATGCTTATATCACCAAATTTCATTAGATTAGCCAACTTGAAACATCGAGTCATTGTGTCCCTCTGACATCTCCATATCCGCTGCCAAACTTGCttctttataaatattttattcccTTTGCTGCCTGCTTATTCTCTGTCAAACTTACTGGTTTAACATTAacttttttagaaaatattctTTTGCTGTGACTAAATAACTGTAATAATGATGAAGACTTATTCAATGATATATCGTTAACATGCCACCATTTTAAACCAGCAGTGTCAAATAGAACATGACAAATTATTCTTCTTTTATTAAAGTTATTACTTTTTTATCTTGAGCTTAGGGCCATACGTGGCACGGGCTTTCCGCAACTAGTATTAATAAGACAAGGCTATAGAACCCAAACTGAAGAGGTTTGCATTACTTTTCTGCTCATGCTGCTggttcttttcattttttcccttcaCTCAGATCCTTATGCCACTATATCGCTCTACTTGTTAGTCATTTAAAAGACTCTCAATGATTGTTGCACCCTTTTGCAGAGGCGAAATCTCTGTCATATGCCAAGATGTGAGGTGGTTGAAAGAGAAATTTGATGATTGTGTTCCACTGAGCAAATCTTTGTGCTCCAGCCAGACCAGCTGTATCTTAGCCTCATCAAGTTCATCTTCGAAGAGTATTGTACCGGAACAGGTGCCCAAGCCTGCAGATTTGTTGCTTGCTCCAGAAAAGATGGATACAGTATCTTGTCATGAGGAGGAGCACAAGGCATCTGAAGATGTAAAGTCAGTGATCCATAACACGGATCTTCTGGATGATGGATGGGAAATCTTTGACAACCGTGAGCTGTGCATGTGAATCAAGTGGGTATATGTCACTGACTAATTGACTGCTTGCTTCAGTTCCAAGATATCTCTCATCTATTAAATAAGTTTCTGGGTAGAAACAAACTTCTTTAGAATTCCAGTTTGTTATGCTCATTTTGCAATGTTGGTTGAGAGCTATTTCAAACCTAAGTATCCTATCCCGATTTTGAAGTATTTGTACAGAACAAGTATATAAATAACACCCTATATATAGAGAAGTATATCATGTGTTTAGTCAAGTTCTCTGTAAGCAGATTACTTTGTTCTGTTGAGCTTGTCGGCATAGTATAATTATCCACATTTTTGGTCTATTTAGTTGCTTCGATAGTTCTAATTAGTTAGGAATGTCTTTGTAGGAGTTCAAGTTTATTGGTGCATTCTTTATTTTTGGGGCAATAATGTTTCCGACTTAAAGTGTTGTTACCTTGTGCCCATTCCATCTTTTCTGGAAGGTAGAGATGTCGGAGTTGAGTATGAAATGTTCTTGTAGGAGTTGAATACAGAATTCCAGTTTAGAGCTGGATCCTTTATCATTTGGACATGCTCATTTGGATAAGCGCTGTAGCCTTATGCCCCCTCCCATTTAGTGATGCATTTGTGTCTTATCGGTTTTTGCTTCCTCAATTTTTCTACATCATCTCGTGTGCAcacattaaaattatataaactgAGTAGCAATAAACTCTGATGCATGTAATAGTTTTTGCCAACTTATTTGAGACTGAGGCATAGTTGTTGCACTGATCCATAGTCGTCGTATTCTTCTGTTTAGCAGGTCATTGTGCCTTTTCTTGGGTGGGGTGGTTAAGGGTTATGCTAACCAGTGACCACATAAGTTTACAGTCAGCTATTATCTGTATAGATTTCGAATTGATGCCATGTCCTGGTTCCAGATCGTTAGTCTTGATTGTTTGACCATGCTCGACTCTTTGAGATAGTATTTCTGTCCAGAATTTGTTCGATCTTTCTGCATTAATATACTCCACTTTTACCTCACATTATTTTTCCCCATCAACATAATGTTGTTTTCATTAATGACGAAACATCATTGCTTATGCACAACTTCTGCTTCACATATCAGTCAACGGCTTACcatatatcaaaaaaataattaataacttgATTACCTCCCATTCCCAAACTTTGTTAGAGTTGATTATAGAAATTCGCCATCTCTATTTGTCTCTACTATTCATGCTTATTTTTTGTTcaagaattaaataattttttcttttttgcaaatAAAGTATTTACTAATTTAGGAGGTCCCCATATCTCATAATTAGGAGGTCTCCCGTATCTCATACTTATCCTTACACTTAGATGCAAGTCTGTAACCCCTTGCCGATATTCATTGTCTTAGACCAAATTgcaaatagaaaaagaagaatactGTTCCATAAGTTATGGTTCGGTTCCAGATAATAACACTGCAAATGTAAATATAGATGAATAACATAAAGCTTCCTGTCAATTAGTAATAAGAAAAGTGTTCTTGAGTTATTATTCTCATCGactttttgtatataatttacATTGTACATGTAACTTAACTCTCTACTCCTACACAAAAGCTATCCCAACCCTTCAAAAAGCTGTACAATCTCGTTCATATGATAACTTAATTAACACTACTGGAAATTGTGCCTATCGCAACGTTTGTCTCTATTACAACCCCAATTTCAACCCCAATTTCTAGTACCGTATAATCCAGGTGATCGGTCAGTCATGCCAGCAGAGAAGCAGGACTGTACATCTCCAAATAATGTAAAGTCTTGCTCTATGCTCTCTAACTTGCTTTGAGCCTTGCCATTTTCTGATCTTCGAACCCCTTAACGATGACATTGAGCTTGCAAGAGTAGTCATCTATAGTAGTAGTGAAAAACTCAAGATTTGGAGAAAgtagtgttaatttggaaatgaggaagaAATGTTTTGAGTAGTGTTTAAGACTtggaacatatatatacaagggaAAGACTAAAGAGTAGATATGTGAAAGGGAACATGTGGTAAATAAAGATTCAAGAAGGATGCATGGGACATGGGTTTAGCAATGGCTTTGTCTCTTGATTCAACCCCACAATGACAGTGACTTGTTATCAAACTTGTGTCATGG
This portion of the Lycium ferocissimum isolate CSIRO_LF1 chromosome 1, AGI_CSIRO_Lferr_CH_V1, whole genome shotgun sequence genome encodes:
- the LOC132052397 gene encoding small polypeptide DEVIL 14-like, yielding MTTLASSMSSLRGSKIRKWQGSKQVREHRARLYIIWRCTVLLLCWHD